The Diabrotica virgifera virgifera chromosome 10, PGI_DIABVI_V3a genome has a window encoding:
- the LOC126878631 gene encoding uncharacterized protein LOC126878631, whose protein sequence is MPKKKPTPVEDLVIPPQNTKICGTICLCQLTLILSSVAIVYLTVAIYVPSTRAMKSGISETPVMCTTTRAVQVESCDWGSCGEWCLSKTSGSCMQIYVNLRRNGSNLLLVNCTSIAQKICYGKDQENAKRSRCIADECKNLTGTFNCSMGMCLDLTDSFECIYKYTDPPLKCSGRRGKITCIDLNGLYSCNRGTCERIRTPYNCDRHCGGADIVTRNKNVIVLSGDEVYLSQCQRCIDSDTGQEVWNESQDNVMMASCHSILNTSRGLEATDCVNGSLLANNMLPNVTNFTYISYLSIFSTVTLDERQIVAPPEPDLLIANDSRLLINLEGCVNTLRDECRDFLKVYGKDGTDHFARARFPCFYSLDNPYLVVARFDLATTTKQFLIASVLPVVLLVVSCLTLILCQRAVVVGDDARMRFQGCIKSEAQPLEKTASTNNINDRGGDNSIMAL, encoded by the coding sequence ATGCCCAAAAAGAAGCCCACACCCGTTGAGGACCTTGTTATACCTCCGCAAAATACCAAAATTTGCGGAACGATTTGTTTATGTCAGTTAACTTTAATTCTGAGCAGTGTCGCTATAGTGTACCTAACAGTCGCAATTTATGTTCCTTCAACTCGAGCAATGAAATCAGGAATCTCAGAAACACCAGTGATGTGTACGACTACCAGGGCCGTGCAAGTGGAGTCTTGTGATTGGGGCTCGTGTGGGGAATGGTGTTTGAGCAAAACCTCAGGATCTTGTATGCAGATTTACGTTAACCTTAGAAGAAACGGTTCAAATTTGTTGTTAGTGAACTGTACGAGCATAGCGCAGAAAATTTGTTATGGTAAAGATCAAGAAAACGCTAAAAGGAGTAGATGCATTGCAGATGAATGTAAGAATTTGACAGGAACCTTCAACTGCTCAATGGGTATGTGCCTAGATTTGACAGATTCTTTCGAATGTATCTATAAATATACCGATCCACCTTTAAAATGTTCTGGCAGAAGGGGCAAAATTACGTGCATTGACTTAAATGGATTGTATAGCTGTAACCGAGGTACCTGTGAGCGGATCCGCACGCCTTATAACTGTGATCGTCACTGTGGAGGTGCGGATATAGTTACcagaaacaaaaatgttataGTGCTAAGTGGAGATGAGGTTTACTTATCGCAATGTCAAAGATGTATCGACAGTGATACAGGACAAGAAGTCTGGAACGAGTCCCAAGACAACGTAATGATGGCTTCTTGTCATTCCATTTTAAACACTTCAAGAGGCTTGGAAGCTACAGATTGCGTAAACGGTTCTTTGCTAGCAAATAATATGCTACCAAACGTAACAAACTTTACGTACATTAGTTATTTGAGTATTTTTAGTACAGTTACTTTAGACGAACGACAAATAGTGGCTCCTCCTGAACCTGATTTGCTGATTGCTAACGATAGTAGATTACTCATTAATTTAGAAGGCTGTGTTAATACTCTTAGAGATGAATGCagagattttttaaaagtttacgGTAAAGACGGTACTGATCATTTTGCTAGAGCGCGGTTCCCTTGTTTCTATTCCCTGGATAATCCATATTTAGTGGTAGCACGCTTTGACTTGGCAACAACAACAAAACAATTTTTGATAGCATCTGTCCTGCCCGTAGTACTACTGGTAGTATCTTGTTTAACACTTATTCTTTGTCAGCGTGCTGTTGTGGTGGGAGATGATGCTAGAATGCGATTCCAAGGTTGCATAAAATCCGAAGCTCAGCCTCTTGAGAAAACTGCTTCGACCAACAATATTAATGACAGAGGTGGTGATAATTCAATTATGGCACTTTGA
- the LOC126878632 gene encoding protein tipE: MDQEEIPQTWQQKLLFYTTAFFVLLGIFSLFSFLFLVPFVIDPAFTTIFMEFDEEPAYCVTVRTDRRLGASNCSWTSCREGCTKDIYTCTQIFVNYKATIRSNISVSSTVQPMSQRETRAIVEEYNYDDESTGTEDDLGWSFQEARLFPNVKGCGYPPMLNCSIFLKAYQEIGSNFSCYYSRVDPNLVISHLDMWQVYMNLVYAMAIPIPSFIISVVYLAIAYFKIYNEDEEEVPLKKNAEDIDMEGESGPDGTLIPSASGGLTPASEAFREDLASFGHHLKVAMVDDISRENLADGVINSVSVGGNIGKTMTTSISTTGGPVADI, from the coding sequence ATGGATCAAGAGGAAATCCCACAAACTTGGCAACAAAAATTACTATTTTATACTACAGCTTTCTTCGTGCTGCTTGGTATTTTTAGCTTGTTTTCGTTTTTATTCCTTGTGCCTTTTGTCATCGACCCGGCTTTTACAACGATTTTCATGGAGTTTGACGAAGAACCCGCTTATTGTGTGACCGTAAGAACCGATAGACGCTTAGGTGCATCAAATTGTAGTTGGACGTCTTGTAGAGAAGGTTGCACCAAAGATATTTATACCTGCAcacaaatttttgtaaattataaagCTACAATCCGTTCCAACATATCGGTGTCGTCAACTGTACAGCCAATGAGTCAACGTGAAACAAGAGCTATCGTAGAAGAATATAATTACGATGATGAATCGACGGGTACAGAGGATGATCTCGGTTGGTCCTTCCAGGAAGCGAGACTTTTTCCTAACGTAAAGGGTTGTGGTTATCCCCCAATGCTCAactgttcaatttttttaaaagcctACCAAGAAATTGGATCCAATTTTTCGTGCTACTATAGTAGAGTAGATCCCAATTTGGTGATTAGCCACCTGGACATGTGGCAAGTTTATATGAACTTGGTGTATGCCATGGCAATACCTATTCCATCATTTATTATATCTGTAGTGTATCTGGCTATAGcttatttcaaaatttataatgAAGACGAGGAAGAGGTCCCTTTAAAGAAAAATGCTGAAGATATTGATATGGAAGGAGAAAGCGGGCCAGATGGAACACTAATACCCTCAGCTAGTGGGGGCTTAACACCAGCAAGCGAAGCCTTTAGGGAAGACTTAGCCAGTTTCGGACACCACCTTAAAGTTGCTATGGTAGATGATATAAGTCGAGAAAATTTAGCAGATGGGGTCATCAATTCAGTTTCAGTTGGAGG